The sequence GAATGGTCCTGGCGGAATTGGACAAGGCCGGCATCGCGACCGAGGAGGTCCAGCTCGGCGGCCGGTTCATCCACGGCTGCGTCGCCTGCTACCGATGCTTCAAGGCCAAAGACGGCCGGTGCGCCGTCACGGACGACATCGCCAATGACTGCATCGCCGGGATGACCGCTGCGGACGGCATCCTGCTCGCCTCCCCCACCTATTACGCCGATGTCACGCCCGAGATCAAGGCGCTGATGGACCGTTCCGGTCTGGTCGCCGCCGCCAACGACAACCTGCTGCGCCGGAAGGTGGGCGCCGCGGTGGTGGCGGTGCGCCGAGGCGGCGCCATCCACGCCTTCGACACCATGAACCACTTCTTTCTGATCAGTGAGATGATCATCCCCGGTTCCATCTACTGGAACATGGGCATCGGCCGCAACATCGGCGAGGTGGAAGACGATGAGGAGGGCGTCCTCACCATGCGCGCCCTCGGCGAGAACATGGCCTGGCTGATG is a genomic window of Acidobacteriota bacterium containing:
- a CDS encoding flavodoxin family protein; amino-acid sequence: MRVVAFNGSPRPKGNTHRLIGMVLAELDKAGIATEEVQLGGRFIHGCVACYRCFKAKDGRCAVTDDIANDCIAGMTAADGILLASPTYYADVTPEIKALMDRSGLVAAANDNLLRRKVGAAVVAVRRGGAIHAFDTMNHFFLISEMIIPGSIYWNMGIGRNIGEVEDDEEGVLTMRALGENMAWLMQRLRA